The following coding sequences lie in one Rutidosis leptorrhynchoides isolate AG116_Rl617_1_P2 chromosome 6, CSIRO_AGI_Rlap_v1, whole genome shotgun sequence genomic window:
- the LOC139854718 gene encoding uncharacterized protein, giving the protein MIWLDMEKYRKKQKNLDMDFLDLEKAYDCVPRNLIWKTLNARSIPSRYTVLVLLGTSLILDELSRGIQECIPWCLIFADDIVLVFESKEELNKILEQWRVSFDGNGLQISRQNTEYLRCDFDRNDVEQDDGVNIFIGEQILHPQTSFKYIGSMLHKSGRIDEDVSHRSKVGWVKWREATRVLCDKKIP; this is encoded by the exons ATGATATGGCTTGATATGGAGAAGTATAGAAAAAAGCAAAAGAACCTTGATATGGatttcttagacttggaaaaggcctaCGATTGCGTTCCACGAAACTTGATTTGGAAAACCCTTAATGCTAGAAGTATCCCGAGTAGATATACAGTATTAGTGTTATTAGGGACAT CTTTGATCCTTGACGAGCTTTCTCGAGGGATACAAGAGTGTATCCCTTGGTGcttgatttttgccgatgatattgtgctTGTTTTCGAATCTAAGGAGGAGCTTAATAAAATACTGGAGCAATGGAGGGTATCTTTCGATGGTAATGGTCTACAAATTAGTAGACAAAATACGGAATATCTTAGATGTGATTTCGATAGAAACGATGTTGAACAAGATGACGGAGTAAACATCTTCATTGGAGAACAGATCTTGCATCCACAAACCTCGTTTAAATACATAGGCTCGATgctccacaaatcggggaggatagatGAAGACGTGTCACACCGTAGTAAAGTAGGGTGGGTGAAGTGGAGAGAAGCGACTAGAGTCTTATGTGATAAGAAGATCCCCTaa